Proteins from one Candidatus Hydrogenedentota bacterium genomic window:
- a CDS encoding DUF1638 domain-containing protein — MHFKLLACDVLTRETCHCIARCPHTVDPAFTAKGEHNVPGRLRELLQAQIDAAASGETTYDAVLLGYGLCGNATLGLRAGRFPLVIPRAHDCTTLFLGSKEAFKEHFGDNPSQTWASVGYSERGGSILSDTSTREWLGQVQNYEELVATYGEENAKFIFDTLNVTHDSSSIWFIDVPETRNDLIFRLVEEQARQTQKEIRRIAGSIRMIEGLLAGNWPESEYLVVPPGHEVEGVYDLDEVIRARPVA, encoded by the coding sequence GTGCATTTCAAACTGCTCGCCTGCGACGTGCTCACCCGCGAAACCTGCCATTGCATCGCCCGGTGTCCGCACACGGTGGACCCCGCGTTCACGGCCAAGGGCGAGCACAATGTCCCGGGCCGGCTCCGCGAGCTGCTTCAGGCGCAGATAGACGCGGCGGCTTCGGGGGAGACCACCTATGACGCGGTGCTGCTGGGCTACGGCCTCTGCGGCAACGCCACGCTGGGCCTGCGCGCCGGCCGGTTCCCCCTGGTGATTCCCCGCGCCCACGACTGCACGACCCTTTTTCTGGGCTCGAAGGAGGCCTTCAAGGAGCACTTCGGCGACAATCCCAGCCAGACCTGGGCCAGTGTGGGCTATTCCGAGCGCGGCGGCTCCATTCTTTCGGACACCTCCACCCGCGAGTGGCTGGGCCAGGTCCAGAACTACGAGGAACTGGTCGCCACCTACGGCGAGGAGAACGCCAAGTTCATCTTCGACACCCTCAACGTCACCCACGACTCCTCGTCCATCTGGTTCATAGACGTGCCGGAGACGCGGAACGACCTCATTTTCCGCCTGGTGGAGGAGCAGGCCCGGCAGACCCAGAAGGAAATCCGGCGGATAGCGGGGAGCATCCGCATGATCGAGGGGCTGCTCGCCGGAAACTGGCCGGAGTCCGAATATCTGGTGGTGCCGCCGGGGCACGAGGTGGAGGGTGTGTATGACCTGGACGAGGTGATTCGCGCCCGCCCCGTCGCCTGA
- a CDS encoding iron ABC transporter permease, with translation MKPERVILLIGAAALFCLLGAPFIGIQTSPLSVVLDPFGAGAEAVVFWRIRVPRVLTAFLAGSGLAVSGMAFQALFRNPLATPYTLGVSSGASFGAAVYVRLGLSATVLGLSGTSVAAFLGAVAAIMLVYGITRTRGGFSTPTLLLAGVAISFFLSSMILAVQYSANLHDSFRLLRWLMGGLGMVGYDAALNVLPFVGTGVAALALLTNELNLITTGEDLAMSRGMDVRRFKRMLFAAVSLMVGGIVAVCGPIGFIGMMVPHICRLLVGPDHRKLFPATLLFGGAFLTVCDALARTVLAPVEIPVGIITALLGGPFFLWLLLGRRGVNF, from the coding sequence ATGAAGCCCGAACGCGTGATTCTGCTCATCGGCGCGGCGGCGCTCTTCTGCCTGCTGGGCGCGCCGTTCATCGGCATCCAGACCAGCCCCCTCTCCGTGGTGCTCGACCCCTTCGGCGCGGGTGCGGAGGCCGTGGTGTTCTGGCGCATCCGCGTGCCGCGCGTGCTCACGGCCTTTCTCGCGGGTTCCGGTCTGGCCGTCAGCGGCATGGCGTTTCAGGCGCTGTTCCGCAACCCCCTGGCCACGCCGTACACCCTGGGCGTGTCCAGCGGCGCGTCCTTCGGCGCGGCGGTCTATGTGCGCCTCGGCCTTTCGGCCACGGTTCTGGGACTGTCCGGCACGTCGGTGGCGGCGTTCCTCGGGGCCGTCGCGGCCATTATGCTGGTCTACGGCATCACACGGACCCGGGGCGGTTTCTCCACGCCGACCCTGCTGCTGGCCGGGGTCGCCATCAGCTTCTTTCTGTCGAGCATGATCCTCGCGGTGCAGTACAGCGCCAACCTGCACGACTCGTTCCGGCTGCTGCGGTGGCTCATGGGCGGGCTGGGCATGGTGGGCTACGACGCCGCGCTGAACGTGCTGCCCTTCGTGGGCACGGGCGTCGCGGCGCTGGCCCTGCTCACGAACGAGCTGAACCTCATCACTACCGGCGAGGACCTGGCCATGAGCCGGGGCATGGACGTGCGGCGTTTCAAGCGGATGCTCTTCGCCGCCGTGTCGCTGATGGTGGGGGGGATTGTGGCCGTGTGCGGGCCCATCGGGTTCATCGGCATGATGGTGCCGCACATCTGCCGCCTGCTGGTGGGGCCGGACCACCGGAAACTGTTCCCCGCCACCCTGCTCTTTGGCGGCGCCTTCCTCACCGTGTGCGACGCGCTCGCCCGGACGGTGCTCGCCCCGGTCGAGATACCCGTGGGGATTATCACGGCCCTGCTGGGCGGACCCTTCTTCCTCTGGCTGCTGCTGGGACGGCGCGGCGTGAATTTCTGA
- a CDS encoding ABC transporter ATP-binding protein codes for MTAAAFEVKNVGLVLDGKAILRDISFSVAPGESLAIIGPNGAGKTSLLRGLMRMTPGVTGTVRVFGDPVARLSQRELARRVSYVPQAEGRTLPFTVREFLLMARYPHMNPFSHLTPTDYAAVDRAAERCGVAGFSGRGMDTLSGGERQKVFIAAALAQAPRAVLLDEPTTFLDYRHQVEVLELVDQLHREEGLTVLSVTHDLNQGALAGDRILALKDGRTAFHGTPAELLANPGLLGDIYGTGFDFLTHPHTGAVIVAPVKAAP; via the coding sequence ATGACCGCCGCCGCGTTTGAAGTCAAGAACGTGGGGCTGGTCCTGGACGGGAAGGCCATCCTGCGGGACATCTCTTTTTCCGTGGCGCCCGGCGAGTCCCTGGCAATCATCGGCCCCAACGGCGCGGGCAAGACCTCGCTGCTCCGCGGCCTCATGCGGATGACCCCCGGCGTCACCGGCACGGTGCGTGTTTTCGGCGACCCCGTTGCGCGGCTCAGCCAGCGGGAGCTGGCCCGCCGTGTCAGTTATGTGCCCCAGGCCGAGGGCCGGACCCTGCCCTTCACGGTGCGCGAGTTCCTGCTGATGGCGCGGTATCCGCACATGAACCCCTTCAGCCACCTGACCCCCACGGACTATGCGGCGGTGGACCGCGCGGCGGAGCGCTGCGGGGTGGCCGGGTTTTCCGGACGCGGCATGGACACCCTGAGCGGGGGGGAGCGGCAGAAGGTGTTCATCGCGGCGGCGCTGGCCCAGGCGCCGCGGGCGGTGCTGCTGGACGAGCCGACGACCTTCCTCGACTACCGCCACCAGGTGGAGGTGCTGGAACTGGTGGACCAGCTTCACCGGGAGGAGGGGCTGACGGTCCTCTCCGTCACCCACGACCTGAACCAGGGCGCGCTGGCGGGCGACCGCATCCTGGCGCTGAAGGACGGGCGCACCGCGTTCCACGGCACCCCCGCGGAACTGCTGGCAAACCCCGGTCTGCTCGGGGACATTTACGGCACCGGGTTTGATTTTCTCACCCATCCCCACACCGGGGCGGTCATTGTCGCGCCCGTGAAGGCCGCGCCATGA